A stretch of DNA from Arthrobacter jiangjiafuii:
GTGTCGAAGAAGGAGTCGTGCAGCAGTTCGATCCCGGCGTCCTGCAGGGCGGTGGCCAGGGTCCGGGCCGAGTTGTGGGCGCGGCGGGCGATCGCGGTGAGGCCCTGCGGTCCGTGGTAGACGGCGTACATGGAGGCGACGATGGCCAGCAGCGCCTGCGCGGTGCAGATGTTGGACGTGGCCTTCTCGCGGCGGATGTGCTGTTCACGGGTCTGCAGCGCGAGGCGGTAGGCGGGCGTACCCGCGGAGTCCTTGGAGACCCCCACCAGGCGGCCGGGCAGGGAGCGTTCCAGGCCCTTGCGCACCGCCATGTAGGCAGCGTGCGGGCCGCCGAAGAACAGCGGCACGCCAAAGCGCTGCACGGAGCCGACGGCGATGTCGGCGCCCTGCTCCCCGGGAGGGGTGATCAGGGTCAGGGCCAGCAGGTCGGCGGCCACCGTGACGAGTGCGCCGCGCTCCTTGGCTTCGGCGATGACCGGTCCGAGGTCGCGGACCACACCGGAGACTCCCGGCTGCTGCAGCACGACGCCGGTGATGTCGCCGTCGGGCAGGCCGTTGGCCAGGTCGGTGACGATCACGTCGAAGTCCAGGGCCTTGGCCCGGCCCTTGACCACGGCGATGGTCTGCGGCAGTGCCTCGGAGTCGAGCACGATGGCGCCGTTGGCCTTCGACTTGTTGGACCGGCGCATCAGCAGCACGGCTTCAGCAACTGCAGTGGCTTCATCCAGCAGGGAGGCGTTGGCGATCGGCAGGGCGGTGAGGTCCTGGACCATGGTCTGGAAGTTCAGCAGGGCTTCGAGCCGGCCCTGGGAAATTTCCGGCTGGTAGGGGGTGTAGGCGGTGTACCAGGCGGGATCCTCGACGACGTTGCGCAGGATCACCGGCGGGGTGTGCGTGCCGTAGTAGCCCTGGCCGATCATCTGCACGGCCGTCTTGTTCTTTCCGGCGATCACGCGCAGCTGCGCCAGGGTTTCCTCTTCGGAGCGGGCCGGATCGAGGACCAGGGGGTTGGCCTGCCGGATGGCGGCGGGAACGGCCATGTCCGCGAGGGAATCGAGGCTGTCATAACCGACGGCCTTCAGCATGGTTTCGGCGGCACCGGCGCGGGCACCGATGTGGCGGTCGACAAAGGCGGCGGCAGGCTCGGCGGCCGGGGAATCAGTTCTCATCATGGGCTCCAGGAAAGGCAGACGGGGGTACGCCAACGAACGTTGGGTCCTCCCCGCTCTGTATCGGACCTGAGAGATTCCGCGGGGGTGGCCCCGCTTGCACCGTCGGTGAACTTCGCACCGGGGTGCGGAAGCTGCTTTCCAGAGTTGCCTCGCTGTGGCGGTACAGGGGCCTGAGAGATTCCCGGGGAGGGTTTGCTCCTACGGCGCCCGCCGGTGCAGTGGTTGGCTGCAAAAACGCGGGACTCTCCCGCCACGGCTGATAAAGGCATATTCACTTGTGTATATCCACGTGCGACCCTACCCTGCGGCAGGTGCCCCATCAAGAGAGTGACGGCGGCCGCATTGTTGTTGACGCCGCCGCCACCGCGGCGAGGGGGTGTGTCCAGGGCCCCGGCGCCCCAAATTGACAGGGCCGGGGCGCTGATTCCAAACTTGAGTGTCGGCGGTGGCGCCAACAACCTCATGTGGTCTCTGAAAGAGATGCCGCTCCCCGAGTACGTAGCGGCGTCGCGTGCGCCGGCGGGTGCCAAATTCAGAAAAGAGCCCAATGTCTGACCGCATGACCCGCCCCTCCCCTGCGGAGATCCTTCCCGGGGGAACGAGTTCCTCCTCCGAACCGGAACTCGCCCGCTCCCTCTCCAGCCGGCACATCCAGCTCCTGGCCATCGGCGGTGCCATCGGCACCGGCCTGTTCATGGGCTCCGGCAAGACAATTTCCGTGGCCGGACCGTCGGTGATCTTCGTCTACATGGTCATTGGCTTCATGCTTTTCTTCGTCATGCGCGCCATGGGCGAACTACTGCTCTCCAACCTCAAGTACAAGTCCTTCACCGACTTCTCCGCCGATCTGCTGGGCCCGTGGGCAGGGTTCTTCACCGGCTGGACCTACTGGTTCTGCTGGGTGGTCACCGGCATTGCCGATGTGGTGGCCATTTCCCACTACGTCACCTTCTGGTGGGCCGACGCTCCGCTGTGGATTCCCGCACTGGCCTGCATCCTGGCGCTGGTGGCCCTGAACCTTCCCAGCGTCAAGGCGTTCGGCGAGGCCGAATTCTGGTTTGCGCTGGTCAAGATCCTGGCCATTGTCACCCTCATCGTGGTGGGCCTGGTCATGATCTTCACCCGCTTCGAATCCGGCGGCAATGACGTTGCAGGCTTCAACAACCTCTGGGAGCACGGCGGGTTCTTCCCCACCGGACCCATGGGCTTCGTGGCCGGCTTCCAGATTGCCGTGTTCGCGTTTGTGGGCATTGAACTGGTGGGAACCGCGGCAGCGGAAACCAAGGATCCCGAGAAGAACCTTCCGCGGGCCATCAACTCCATTCCGCTGCGCATCATGCTCTTCTATGTAGGCGCCCTGGTGGTGCTGATTTCCGTGGTTCCGTGGGACAGGTTCAGCGCCGACGAAAGCCCCTTCGTGGGCATGTTCGCCCTCGCAGGGCTGGGCGCCGCATCCGCCGTCGTGAACTTCGTGGTCCTGACCTCGGCTGCTTCCTCCGCGAATTCAGGGATATATTCCACCTCGCGCATGGTTTTCGGCCTGGCGCACGACGGCGATGCCCCCAAGGCGTTCGGCCGCCTCTCACGGCGCAAGGTGCCGCAGAACGCCCTGTTCTTCTCCTGCACCTTCCTGCTGGCCGGGGTGGTGCTGCTGTACGCCGGCGAGTCGGTCAGCGCGGCCTTCACCCTGGTCAGCACCATCTCGGCGCTGTGCTTCATGTTTGTCTGGACGCTGATCCTGGTCAGCTACCTGGTGTACCGCCGCCGCCGGCCGCAGCTGCATGCGGCCTCCACCTTCAAACTGCCCGGCGGCGTCGTGATGGTCTATGTGGTGCTGGCGTTCTTCGGCTTCATTCTCTGGGCGCTGACCACCCAGGCCGACACGCTGCAGGCGCTGCTGGTCACCCCGGTCTGGTTTGCCCTGCTCGGCGTGGTCTACGCTTTCCTGCGCCGGACCCCGCTGCACCAGGCCCGTGTGGCTGAACACAAGGCGATGGTCGCCGCCGAGCAGGCCGCACTGGTTCGCTAGCCGCGCTTCCTACCCGCGGGTGAAGGCCAGATAGCGGCGGGCGGACTCCTGCACAATGCGGTCGGCGCCGTGCGGGATGATCCGGTCCCACCAGCCCCCGTAGAGGCGCTCGTAACGCAGCGGTTCGAGGGCCGCGGCGGCCGCCTTCACCGTTTCGGGCCGCTCGGGGATCTGGTTGGGATAGCTGTACAGGAACGAGACGTGGGTCCGGTCGGGGATGACGTTGATGATGTCGCCGGTGAACAACGCGCCACCCCCGTCCGGATCGTCCATCCAGTGCAGCACGGTGCCGCCGGCAAAGTGGATGCCGGCCCGGTACAGGGTCAGGGCGGGGGCCAAACTGTGGCGCTCACCCTTCCAGAACTGCAGATGGTCATCCGCCCGCCCCACCCACCGCCGGTCCGCGGCATGCAGGTAAACAGGCGCGTCGAATTCCCGGGCCCATTCGGCCATGGTGGTGTAAAAATGCGGGTGGCTGATGGCGATGGCGCTGATTCCGCCTTCGGCCCGGATCAGGGCCGCCAACTCATCGTCCAGATAGGCCTGGCAATCCCACAGGATGTTGCCGCCCGCCGCCTTGACCAGCAGCGCGCGCTGGCCGATGGCGAAGGAAGGCTCGCACCCGATGCCCAGCACGCCCGGACCCTGGGCATGGATGCTGCCCCGGTGCGAGGGCCCGCGCAGCTTCTCCAGCGTGGTCCAGGCCTGGCCGGTCAGCGGCACATACTGGCGCTCGTCGTCGCAGATCGGGCAATCGCTGCGGGAGGCGCCGTACTGGGTGCCGCAGGTGACGCACAGCGGCAGGTTCCCGGGGGCGTCGAAGGAAGGGGCTGCGGCGGGATCGGCCGCCGGTTCTGCGGAGGAGGGCGCTGGCATGGGCCCTAGTAGAACACGCTTGCGTTTCAGCTGACAGGGTTGCCGCCAAACCCCGGCAAGCTGCTGGCATGAAGCCGTGCTTTCGGCCAGCAGCCGCCCGGGATACTAGGCCTGCGGGTAGGGCAGGTACTGCTGCTGCTGGGCGCCGGCGTCGTACCGGGCACCCTCAGGCTTGCTGGGCAGGAGCGAGAAGACCAGGATCGCGATGCCGCCCACGAACGGGACGAGGCCGAGCAGGATGAACCAGGCACTGAAACCGCCGTCGTGCAGGCGGCGGACCAGCAGTGCCACGCCCGGGACCAGAACAGCCAGCGAGTACAGCATCATCAGGCCGGCAGGAACCATGAAGGCAGAGCCGGTCAGCTCGTTGGTCCACGGATCAATGCTGTTGGCCATCGACATCATCAGCCAGATGTACAGGACCGTGGTGACCACGGTGTTCAGGAGCATGACCCACCAGTACTCGCTGCGGCTGGCGCGGCCGGAGAACGTGGCGTACTTCTTGAAGTACCTCTTAACGGCCTGCCCGAAAGAGGCGCCGTACAGCGGCTGGGACAGGTCCTCAGGCTTCACGGGCGCGGAATCGAACTGGGCATTCTGGACAGACATTGGTTTTCCCCCAAAGGATTCGTGTTGAAAAAACCAATGCTAACCTTTCCGGGCGCCGCACCGCAGGCAACCGTTCCGGCCTAATACACCACGGTTCCGGTGGAGCTGACGGCACTGTCGGCCGATCCGGCCCTGGTGCTCACCTCCACCTGGATGCCCAGGCTGTGCAGGGGGTTGCCGAGGGCCAGAGCCAGGTCCGGAACCACCGCCTGCTGGATCCGGTCCACCACCGCCCTGATGTCGGCCCGGGCATCGACCGTCACTTTCAGGGTCAAGTCCGGTTCCTCCGGGGTGCCGCGGACCAGGGCTGTGGCACCCCGCACCCCGGGGATCCGTTCGGTGGCGGTCTCCACGGCAGCGGCCAGTACGGGGGGATTGCAGACAGTAATGCCACGTGCGGGGTCCTCCTGCAGCCGGAACTCTCCGGCAGCACGCCGCCGGGGAATCTGGGCCAGCAGCCACCACAGCCCCAGCAGGCCAAGCA
This window harbors:
- the cycA gene encoding D-serine/D-alanine/glycine transporter, producing MTRPSPAEILPGGTSSSSEPELARSLSSRHIQLLAIGGAIGTGLFMGSGKTISVAGPSVIFVYMVIGFMLFFVMRAMGELLLSNLKYKSFTDFSADLLGPWAGFFTGWTYWFCWVVTGIADVVAISHYVTFWWADAPLWIPALACILALVALNLPSVKAFGEAEFWFALVKILAIVTLIVVGLVMIFTRFESGGNDVAGFNNLWEHGGFFPTGPMGFVAGFQIAVFAFVGIELVGTAAAETKDPEKNLPRAINSIPLRIMLFYVGALVVLISVVPWDRFSADESPFVGMFALAGLGAASAVVNFVVLTSAASSANSGIYSTSRMVFGLAHDGDAPKAFGRLSRRKVPQNALFFSCTFLLAGVVLLYAGESVSAAFTLVSTISALCFMFVWTLILVSYLVYRRRRPQLHAASTFKLPGGVVMVYVVLAFFGFILWALTTQADTLQALLVTPVWFALLGVVYAFLRRTPLHQARVAEHKAMVAAEQAALVR
- a CDS encoding MBL fold metallo-hydrolase, with product MPAPSSAEPAADPAAAPSFDAPGNLPLCVTCGTQYGASRSDCPICDDERQYVPLTGQAWTTLEKLRGPSHRGSIHAQGPGVLGIGCEPSFAIGQRALLVKAAGGNILWDCQAYLDDELAALIRAEGGISAIAISHPHFYTTMAEWAREFDAPVYLHAADRRWVGRADDHLQFWKGERHSLAPALTLYRAGIHFAGGTVLHWMDDPDGGGALFTGDIINVIPDRTHVSFLYSYPNQIPERPETVKAAAAALEPLRYERLYGGWWDRIIPHGADRIVQESARRYLAFTRG
- a CDS encoding DUF805 domain-containing protein — protein: MSVQNAQFDSAPVKPEDLSQPLYGASFGQAVKRYFKKYATFSGRASRSEYWWVMLLNTVVTTVLYIWLMMSMANSIDPWTNELTGSAFMVPAGLMMLYSLAVLVPGVALLVRRLHDGGFSAWFILLGLVPFVGGIAILVFSLLPSKPEGARYDAGAQQQQYLPYPQA
- the amaP gene encoding alkaline shock response membrane anchor protein AmaP; this encodes MRAHAGTTNRVWLTILGLLCLAAGVWVLLLASGVVGRPAEPVLGGSPETLTGSQYAPVTALVAGLLLGLLGLWWLLAQIPRRRAAGEFRLQEDPARGITVCNPPVLAAAVETATERIPGVRGATALVRGTPEEPDLTLKVTVDARADIRAVVDRIQQAVVPDLALALGNPLHSLGIQVEVSTRAGSADSAVSSTGTVVY